Proteins encoded within one genomic window of Leucoraja erinacea ecotype New England chromosome 24, Leri_hhj_1, whole genome shotgun sequence:
- the eif2d gene encoding eukaryotic translation initiation factor 2D produces the protein MFAKGFRVKSNSAIKGSDRRRLRTEIQTSFSLSANQLSCLLPSKEDVNVVKIYLHKGESVTVYVVNKNPIFFEMNKRIYPTVYTLWSYPDMLVSFTTWPAVLPKLVGGADLMLPGVILPPPGLPVVLQGDLCAINLVGNRAPVAIGLANMSTAEMLAAGMKGRGLTILHAYLDQLWAFGEKMHPPVIVRELSDQQEGEEEEEGMTEAVGVGNGAVNLPVTVSDADADTPDLGDLRLDVETEQEGVTSRASQAGAGAGDDGVDDPETLSLAQTSTDAGSAREAAHAVVTTPAQMDELLHQCFLHALKRKVKKADLPLLTSTFLKMYMYPCCPEGRSVDIKKSSYKKLSRFLQAMQHKQIIQMREFSKGVESIAVVNWHHTELRSFTVPEEAPGDETPQAASETEVVYQPPEICSYYSIPSRLVPLFQHAGLKKDAELSSVDVKNIVTDYVKSNELIDDCNKNYVIINPTLCDCVLEPSEYHNVSKLKWDDLFTRCLQRLQKCHQVTFPGQRPFVRKGDIKAIIIDVAQRASNKKVTLIKNLDVYGIDAQTFGNLLQQRAQASVTYNTAPGTKDKLDLQIQGNQVHHIAKILTEEYKILSKYIEGLDKAPKVGKKRR, from the exons gaggaggctcaggacggaAATCCAAACTTCATTCTCGTTGTCTGCCAATCAACTATCATGTCTCCTGCCCAGCAAGGAGGATGTGAATGTGGTGAAAATCTATTTGCATAAAGGAGAATCCGTGACTGTCTATGTTGTAAATAAAAACCCCATCTTCTTTGAAATGAACAAGAGAATCTATCCTACAG TCTATACCCTGTGGTCGTATCCGGATATGCTGGTTTCGTTCACCACCTGGCCAGCTGTTCTACCAAAGCTTGTCGGAGGAGCAG ATCTGATGCTGCCCGGAGTGATCCTGCCACCACCTGGTCTTCCCGTGGTACTGCAGGGAGATCTGTGTGCCATCAACCTTGTGGGAAACAG AGCCCCCGTGGCGATCGGCTTGGCCAACATGTCGACAGCAGAGATGCTTGCGGCTGGAATGAAAGGGAGAGGCCTCACCATCCTCCATGCATACCTGGACCAGCTGTG GGCGTTTGGGGAGAAGATGCATCCACCTGTGATCGTGCGTGAGCTCAGTGACcagcaggagggggaggaggaggaggaggggatgacTGAAGCAGTTGGCGTGGGGAATGGGGCGGTGAACCTGCCCGTGACGGTGTCGGACGCAGACGCGGACACTCCAGACCTGGGTGATCTGCGTCTAGACGTGGAGACGGAGCAGGAAGGGGTGACCTCGCGGGCGAGCCAGGCCGGGGCTGGAGCCGGGGACGATGGTGTGGACGACCCAGAGACTCTTTCCTTGGCGCAAACGTCCACCGATGCCGGGAGTGCGCGGGAGGCTGCACACGCCGTCGTCACCACGCCCG CACAGATGGACGAGCTGCTTCACCAGTGTTTCCTGCACGCGCTGAAGCGTAAAGTGAAGAAAGCAGACCTGCCGCTGCTCACTAGCACCTTTCTGAAGATGTACATGTACCCATGTTG CCCTGAAGGCAGAAGCGTGGACATCAAGAAGTCAAGCTACAAGAAG CTCTCCAGGTTTCTCCAGGCCATGCAGCACAAGCAGATCATCCAGATGAGGGAATTCTCCAAAGGAGTGGAAAGCATCGCAGTTGTGAACTGGCACCACACAGA ACTGAGGTCCTTCACGGTTCCTGAGGAGGCCCCAGGTGATGAGACGCCGCAGGCTGCGAGTGAGACCGAGGTGGTCTACCAGCCTCCGGAGATCTGCTCCTACTACAGCATTCCCAGTAGACTGGTTCCCTTGTTTCAGCACGCGGGACTCAA AAAAGATGCCGAACTCTCCAGTGTCGATGTTAAAAATATCGTCACAGATTACGTCAAATCCAATGAGCTGATAGATGACTGCAATAAAAA TTACGTAATTATTAATCCCACCCTGTGTGACTGTGTATTGGAACCATCGGAGTATCACAATGTGTCCAAACTCAAATGGGATGACCTCTTTACCAG ATGCTTGCAGAGGCTGCAGAAATGTCACCAAGTGACGTTCCCAGGGCAGAGGCCATTCGTTCGGAAGGGGGACATCAAAGCAATTATCATTGATGTGGCCCAGCGTGCATCCAACAAGAAG GTAACTTTGATCAAAAACCTGGACGTGTACGGCATCGATGCTCAGACGTTTGGAAACCTCCTCCAGCAGCGAGCTCAGGCCAGCGTGACTTACAACACGGCCCCTGGGACAAAGGACAAACTGGACCTGCAGATTCAAGGCAACCAGGTCCACCACATCGCCAAGATCCTCACAG AGGAATACAAGATCCTGTCGAAATATATCGAGGGCTTGGATAAGGCCCCAAAAGTTGGCAAGAAGAGGAGGTGA